GCATGGAGACAGAGCTTGCCAAGGACCCTTAGGAATGGATCTAATATTGGAAGTTCACATTGTCTTCTAGCCTAACTTGAATGTGCACACAACTCACCTGGGTATTTTGCTAAAatgaagattctgattcagtaggtctggagggATGTGTGAGATTCTGCACTTCTAAAAAGCTTCCAGGTGATGCCAATGTTGTAGGTCCACAGActacactttgagtagcaagtgTAGTCTTGCTAAGACCAAAGTCAAAGACCATATGGTTTCTTGTTCAGGCTTGAGATAGCCTAATCTGGATGCTCTGGAATCGTGTGTCTTTCCAGTCATCAGAGAAACGTAGCGACCCAGTTGCAAGCATTGCTAATACCATGTAAATACCACTTAATTAAGCAGAGAAAGcctctttttctgtatcttttgattTCTATGATGATGAATTTTTCTAAATAATCCTAGCCTCTTGTACCACCCTTTGCTACTGAATGATTAACAGCAGGTGTTCCACTTTTCTCAATCAAGAAGAGACAATGAAAAGCACTGAGGAAGGGAAAatgagacacacagagagagcgagcgagcgagaaggcagagaagacagagaagagaaggtTGTGGGGATAGTCTTTTTAATTCCCCCACTTCAGTATGAAGCAGCAGCATCTTGGGTAAGTGTGCGTGCTCTCCAGACTCAAACCCTCCCTTTGGCGAGCAGTTCTGATGCTTACTGGGCACCTTGCATGGAGAACAAGAACTTATCAGGCACGTTTACCTTTATCAGTAATAACAGTGATAAGTTGATTTCCCATCTGCCTTATGCTTTAGTCTTACTTGTCAACTGATTCAGAACTTAGGGTAGGGGGAAGAGGGGTGTTATCCACTGAATCCTTTCAAATCCCCAACACCACGTAGACAACCAGCTAAGACAGTAATGGCACGTTTGAAAAGGTCATAAATTCAGACTCTGCCTCTTCCCTAACACATCCTAGGGCTACTTTCCAGCTTCATCTCATCCTTTGAGCAATGCTGTCCTATCCAAAACTCAGCTTAGAGCCCAGCCCTTAATCTGATTCTTTCACTAGGTCTCTTGGAGGTTCATTATCTGTACACGCCTACTCCTAAAtacagaaaacagacaaatatcatttatctcccctttcccctttgaTATGCCTTGTATTGTGCAAAATCTAATTTTACTTTATCCATTATCTCTGCCAAGAGGCATGATCTTCAAATCCTACTGTTCCCATTTTACCTTCCCTGTGGCTATCTTCCCATTCAGAAAGAAACTAGAACTTAAAGCCCTAGTTAACTCTTAATAAAGCTTCCAAATTCCTCTGCCTTTGTTTCTTACCTTCTCCTGGATCCCTTCATCATCACCAGCAAAGTACAAAATAGGGACATTGAGCTCAGAGGCAGCTACCCATTGAAGGACGGCTTGGAGTTGCTTGTTCTGAACTGTATCCGTTAGGTTGTGATTGCTGACAATCACCTTGGGTGCTGCACACCCTTCAGGAGGCTGACCTGATATACCTCTCATTTCATTATGGATAGCTTGATAAGCATTCTGCAGGAGAGCTTCTGCTGCCCCTGGGCCCTTGACTGGCAAACACTCATATAAACTATCTGGGAAGGCCGAAGTTAGTCTACTGGCATCTCCAGACTTGTCATCTCCCAACTTGTCatctcccagctctgccatggAAGAAGCACAGGACTTAGCAATGATGACACACAGCTTCATCACTGAGTTCATCAGATGTTCTACCATCTGCCCACTCATGTGGCCATCTATCTGGTTGACAACCATCTTGGTCAGCCCAGAAAGGGCACCAGGGGTCTCATCATCTTCACATAGTTTAGGGGGAGAAGGGGCTAAAGGTCTTTTACACAACTTCCTATCTTCCTTAACTGGCTGTTCTGGCACCTTGGGTTCAGAGCTCTGGTCACGCTTGAAAATGGTCTCACTAAGTAAGTTCCagatgaaatggaagaaaacactCCTTAGGTTCTTCTTTTCTGCTTGTTCTCGGTCACCTACAATGGGAGCAGACTTAAGGCAGGATTCACCAGCAACTACAGGAGGCTCATTGGCAGGAAAGTTGGTGGTGCCAGCAGCTTCAAGGAAGCTCTGTGcatcccttcttcctccctgggCCAGGTGATGTTGAATCAGAAGTAGGGCAGATACGATCAGGTCCTTGGCCCAGGAGTCTGAATCACATATAAAATTCTCACATTTCTCTGGGGGACATGGAGGACGGCTGAGGTTGCAAATATCTTCAGGGTACTCAAAGGAAATGTGTGGTGAAGGCTTACACTGTGTGTTGGGAGCTTCAAATGCTGCACGCTGGAAACCTACAGATTTACATTCTTTCTGTTGACTTTTATGCCACAAGGTCAGCCCCTCTTTGATAATTTGTTCACCCAGAGTTTTGGCACAAGTCTCCTCCTCTGATTTGGGTTCAGAACACATTTGTTCTCTTGATTTAGTTTCAGATTTCATGGCAAAGTTCACATTTCGTTTTTTAGGATCACCCATTCCTTTCATGGAGATGAGGGAATAACTCTCAGCTGTGTCTTGGGCTTTCCTGACATGCTCAGGGACTTTCTTGACAAATATTACACTGTACAGCTTCCTTAGCATGGCATTCATGATATCTACGGCCTTTTGGCTTCCGTGAGTGAAGACAGTTCCTTTCACAGCCGAGACAAACTGTGTGTCAGTCATGAGGGTCCCTGTGATGCTGTGGAGGTTCCTCATGAAGGAGTCGATGAGATCCGAGACCACATCTTTTGCATGCTTGAGCAGAACCTTCTTCAGCAGGATGGTGGCACGGGTTGTGTCTTTCACTTGGATCCTCAGTGTCTTCATGATGGAGACCATCATATCAGACACCACACTGTTAGCATAGGTCATGATCCCTTCACTAACAGAAGCTGTAAAGTCGTCAGTACATTCCTGTCCTGGAAACCTCTTTCTCTCCCGAGGAAAGAACCTTCCACCCTCTCTGGCATCATCTCCCTTACGAGATTCAAACACTTCCTTATAGAAGAAAGAATTCTTAGAAGCAGGATTGTCCTCTGGACCCTGTCTTTCTTTGGCGCACTCCTTGATCTTCAAGGTGGACTTGTATTTCAAATTTGGGGGACTTTGTGATGATCCTGAGGCTCTGTCTCTAGAGCCAGGAGCCTTGCCTGGGGCAGCATTCCTGGAACATACAGAGACGGTCTCATTCACAAGCTCTGATGCTACCTTACTGAGGCTTTTGGTGGGTGGGGGTTCACTCCCCATGTACAGTGACTGATGGACACATTTGTTTTCAGAGCCATCGATCCTCTCATTGATCGCTTTGCGGGCCATGGCTATGACTAGATTCGTGAGGCGGTTAGCATAGAAGGAAACTTCATCTACCGAACTCCCATTGCCAAGTTGGGCCCTGGGGCCCTGGCAAGGATTCTCTTTGTGAGTTATCTCAAAATGCAATCTTTCTGGAGTGCCCTTGGTGGTGTTGTAATAGTCTACAGAGAAACCTTTGTGTGGGTCTCCTGAGTTGGACGTTTCCCCACCACATGATTCTTCAGGTTTGAACCTAACACATTGCAACTCTGCTGTACTTTTCTCCAGGTCTCTGCGGAGCCAGCTGAGCACTCTGACAGGATCCGTGGAGGCGTCCTTAAAAATAGACAAGGATTCATCTGACTATAACCAAGTAAAGATATGGGATATTCAAGACAACCTCAAAGTTCAGTTACAAATATCGTCAGCCCTCTCAAGATTTCTCCATCTTGGCAATAAAAGTAACCATTTATCGAGTACTCACTGTGTATCAGACGTTGTTCCAAGCATTTTAAgactattatctcatttaattagtCTCATAATAAACCTAAGATTTAGCtcttttattatcctcattttacagaggaggaaattgaagAACTGAGAGGTTAAGTTTGTAACTTATTTGAAATAATACAGCTAACCATTGATGGAGCAGAAATTCCAGCCCTGGCAGTCTGACTCCACAGCCCATACTCTCAGCTAGTGCGTTATATTGCTTCTAATGACATAAATCTTTAAGGTCTGATAGTCTGCTAccaggcctccagctccatccaggtccttgtaaaggacatgatctcattctttttaatggctgcatggtattccatggtgtatacgtaccacattttctttatccagtcgatcattgatgggcatttgggttgattcatgaacagaaaaccaaataccacatgttgacacttataagtgggagctaaatgatgagaacacatggacacatagaggggaacaacacctactggggccttttggagagtggagggtgggaggagggacaggacagggaaaaataactaatgggtactaggcttaatacctgggtgatgaaataatctgtacaactacccccatgacacaagtttacctatgcaacaaacatGCAcgtgtactcctgaacttaaaaattgaaaaacagatCTGACAGTCATCAGCTAGATAGAAGAGTTAGCATTTGAACGGAATCAGATTTTTTCGTGTTTTAATATTAATTGCTATTTTCTATGGTTTACCTGTTTTTATTTAGATCTTATTACAAGTATAATttccaaaaaatgagaaaattcaggGAAAATTGTGCATCATTAATCACTTTGCCAGGCTGCACAAACACTATCTGGATATGTTAAAGGGCTTCCAATGGACTGACATCATTGAAGGTAACAATCTGATTTATAATTCAGGAGTTAATATGTATGGGCAATTTATTCGTTTTGTGTGAATACAGATTCTTTGATGGACACTAGCTGTGATAAGCATATGAACACGTTTACATGTTTATAAATTGTACCATCTGCATGTGGGAAAATCTCTGAAACATAAGATAAAATAGCATAATAGATATGAAAGTGTCCTATTTATTATCAAATGTAAAGAATCACTGTAATTATTGGAGTTCATATGTCTATCTGAGAATGACCACAAATATTGCCCACCTTTAAAGAacaatttggtatttttattacCAAGTGTCATATAGTTACTAGTTACTATTCGTGAAGTACTTGTAatgtttgccaggcactgtgctaaatgctttacaaGCACTATTTTGTTTAATCCTCATATTCACCTAGTAAGATAGGTTTTATTCTTCCAGTTTCACGGGTAAGAAAACAGAgacttagagaagttaaatagTTTGCTGGGCTTCTCACAGCACAGTGGGGTTTCATATTCAGATCCAATTCTGATTCTAAAATCTGGGCTCTCCACCTCTACAATATCCTGCTGTGCTTTGATTacttggaaagaaaggaaaagcagttGTGCTAGTTGTCTGCAGGACTGGTTTAAATGATTTGTTACCATGTCGGAGTTAAGGTCTGTTGTGCTTGGTTCAAAATTCTCCCAGTGGTTCTCCTAATTAGAATAATAGCTACTATATGGGGTATTTTGTGCTTTAGCGGAAAACCACACATCATCTATAGCACATCCTTCCAGACGATCTGATTCTCATTCTCTTGGAGCTATTTTACAACTCTATTAACTGTAGATAACTGACATCAATGCAATATAATTCGTGTCTAGACACCGATAAAGGGAGGGTCGACTGACTGCCTCTCCCACTGTAGCGAAGGTCAGTTTTGCCTCCAATGGCACATTCACTTCAATATCTCTAAGCTATATGTGTCTTTTGAATCTCACCAGTTCCTtgttaatgagttaaataaaatctttaacacatattcatttttatatatgtatgggAGTCATTATTTTACCCTTCTTTGAGAATTATCTTATAACGGTTTTGGAAGTCTTCTGCCAAGATGCCCAATAGATCCACCTAACGGAGATAAACGTCCTCATGAGACAGGTGCACCAGGTGTGTCTTTTCTCAGCCCCCAGAGTGACAGCAGAAGTTTGCAGACATTcggtttttctagttttaattttcctctctactaattttgtttttggttctcatttcagtttgtttatggccagttggTGGCAGCAATGATTGGAAACTTGATTTTATTGTCTGACCATTTGGTAATCTCTTTTGTGGATTCATGATTTATAGAGTTATATCCTCTGTTGGGTGCGAGGCAACAGAAAATTTGTTTCGACAGTATTTTTTGTCCACCTTAAGTTCATCAGTTAAGACATTTGTGCTCACTTGGAAGGAGAAGTGCTCTTTGATATCTGGACAAGTGAGTTTTatgtttctggtttatttttgaCACAAAGTGTGGCTGAAAGTTTAGAATTGAAGCTATAAACTGTCTCTATCAGTGGCTGTATTGCTATGTGTCCGTAATTCAGAAAACGTGTCTGTAATTCAGAAAATGTTAGGTGTAAGCAGAAATGTCTTCCTCCAGAGAGTATTCATGTGTTATACTACGAAGTCTCTTAAAGGATGTTTATTCTGATTGgtacatgctcacacacacacacacacacacacacacacacacacacaaacatacacatgtaatttacatattcttgatatccttcaaaaatgaggaaatcaagctcttaatatttaaaatattcaagggGAACgtgaagaaaaaaagtatttttacagAACCTACCTCAGAAACATTTTAGAAACCCAGGTTCACATAAATTAGGTAAATCTTTGGCAAATAATACTAGTTGAATAATTCTGGTTTAATAAAAAC
Above is a window of Piliocolobus tephrosceles isolate RC106 unplaced genomic scaffold, ASM277652v3 unscaffolded_31019, whole genome shotgun sequence DNA encoding:
- the AKAP3 gene encoding A-kinase anchor protein 3, with protein sequence MADKVDWLKSPTGVCRVVVYSPGDNEAQDWNMDASTDPVRVLSWLRRDLEKSTAELQCVRFKPEESCGGETSNSGDPHKGFSVDYYNTTKGTPERLHFEITHKENPCQGPRAQLGNGSSVDEVSFYANRLTNLVIAMARKAINERIDGSENKCVHQSLYMGSEPPPTKSLSKVASELVNETVSVCSRNAAPGKAPGSRDRASGSSQSPPNLKYKSTLKIKECAKERQGPEDNPASKNSFFYKEVFESRKGDDAREGGRFFPRERKRFPGQECTDDFTASVSEGIMTYANSVVSDMMVSIMKTLRIQVKDTTRATILLKKVLLKHAKDVVSDLIDSFMRNLHSITGTLMTDTQFVSAVKGTVFTHGSQKAVDIMNAMLRKLYSVIFVKKVPEHVRKAQDTAESYSLISMKGMGDPKKRNVNFAMKSETKSREQMCSEPKSEEETCAKTLGEQIIKEGLTLWHKSQQKECKSVGFQRAAFEAPNTQCKPSPHISFEYPEDICNLSRPPCPPEKCENFICDSDSWAKDLIVSALLLIQHHLAQGGRRDAQSFLEAAGTTNFPANEPPVVAGESCLKSAPIVGDREQAEKKNLRSVFFHFIWNLLSETIFKRDQSSEPKVPEQPVKEDRKLCKRPLAPSPPKLCEDDETPGALSGLTKMVVNQIDGHMSGQMVEHLMNSVMKLCVIIAKSCASSMAELGDDKLGDDKSGDASRLTSAFPDSLYECLPVKGPGAAEALLQNAYQAIHNEMRGISGQPPEGCAAPKVIVSNHNLTDTVQNKQLQAVLQWVAASELNVPILYFAGDDEGIQEKLLQLSAAAVDKGCSVGEVLQSVLRYEKERQLNEAVGNVTPLLLLDWLMVNL